The DNA window GCCTTCCGAATACAATTGCCGTGCAACTCGTGCActtgttgtgtttgtggtaCGCGCaaatcgtgtgtgtgtatactaTTTCATTCTCCGTGCACACTAGCAGCCTTTTTGATAGGGATTTCGCTCTAAACTATTCACAACCGTCGCCAGCAAATTGCATTGCATTACGCTAGATGCCTCGACACAGCATCCGTGTCGTGTTTTTGATGCACGCAACTTCCTACCTTCGCGCACCAGCAGACACAAATGGCATCACTTGTGTCAGACACAAGCAGAACTTCTGATGCGCATAAAAGAAGGTTAAATTCTGAAGCACTGATGCGTTCGTTTCGGCGCATTGAGTGTTACCACTTGGTGAACAAACCGAATCCCGTTGCAGCGGTGACGATTCGTGTCGgaacaaacaatcaaatcaGATCAATTTTGACGCCAGCAAAAATCTACAAAGGAATTCGTATTGTGAAGCTTCTGCTGCCAGACGACCTACACAGTGAAAgccatttattattttctttgctGAGAGGATCCGCTCCCGTGGAACCATAAGTCCACTGTCAATGACAGCATTTTATGGCACATAAGCTATAATCTAAATTTacgtatattttattttatttctttaaaaaccaTTTATTTGATACTTAAATTACTAAAATTGGCATTGAGCTCgcttaattaaaacattatttttaaaatctctttttttgcttctaacAATAACACCAGGTTAGCATAATTGAAGGCAACTGTAAATTGAAAAGGGTGGCATAAATGTGAAGTTTTGTTTGACATATTGAAACACAATTGTGTTTATTACGaatttgttcatgtttttACCGCAAAACACCAAATGGTAAACAATATAAATTGTTGAATGAAGCTGGAAGAATATTACAGACGAGGATTATACATTTTCCTTCGataatttaagaaaagttGTATCTTTAACGTAATAAGTTATTTCATCGGGGCTTTCCATGCGGCGATCGCTGTCAGAAGAGTAAACAAAAATCTCAACGGAGTGAAGCGTAAAAATATAACTATTTCGTCCAACCATGTCCCGTCTTCTAAATCAGCTCGCAAATACGCTTCGAATGCTGGAAAATTGCCTTTTCGGAGGCAATAGATTCCCACCAGGTGTGATACTTCATAAACGATTAAAGGTTAACACATTTACGTAACAATCCGGCATGGTGCATGTGCATTTTCTTCCAGCTGCCCTAGCAATGGTTCAAGCCGCACATATACCGGAATCGAGTATGAACTCCGCCGGCAGGACATTTTCACTGCGCGATCTCATTGGAGACGGAATATTGTGGGCGGTACCGAAGCATCGTCGTACCGTGGAAAAGCGGCATAAGCGAAAATATGGATCGCCCGAgtacaaattgaaaattttcacaccCAAAATACATCTCCGAACGTGTGCTACGTGCGGAAGCGATCACGAAGTGGGAGTACTATGTCGTAAGTAACGATCCGAGTCAGTAATTGTTTAACTTTTCGCACAactaatattattttcttcatttcttttgatttGCAGCAACATGCTACCAAAAGGTGCGAAAGGAGACCGAGTTGATGCAGGAAAAGATTCAAAACGAGCTCGAGCTGGAACCAGTCGATAAGGAGGTGGTGGTACTGTACGATCGTGAACGAGATGAGCAGCCAGCGGAattttggaatggaaaacgGATCGTCGAGATGGAGAAACCGCGCCCAACAtggtttagcaaaaatttgcttcAAAAATCAACACAATCTGCACCCGAACCGGATGAGCTGAAACCGGGACATGAAAAACTGGGCTAAAAAGGTTGTTCTTATAGGTTGTAGTAAATTTGTAAACCGAACGGAAGCCTCTACCAATACAACAGTC is part of the Anopheles funestus chromosome X, idAnoFuneDA-416_04, whole genome shotgun sequence genome and encodes:
- the LOC125761011 gene encoding 39S ribosomal protein L32, mitochondrial → MSRLLNQLANTLRMLENCLFGGNRFPPAALAMVQAAHIPESSMNSAGRTFSLRDLIGDGILWAVPKHRRTVEKRHKRKYGSPEYKLKIFTPKIHLRTCATCGSDHEVGVLCPTCYQKVRKETELMQEKIQNELELEPVDKEVVVLYDRERDEQPAEFWNGKRIVEMEKPRPTWFSKNLLQKSTQSAPEPDELKPGHEKLG